One stretch of Legionella birminghamensis DNA includes these proteins:
- a CDS encoding carboxymuconolactone decarboxylase family protein, producing the protein MTTSRADFYKASPEALKAMMGLERFVNECGLDKGLIHLIKLRVSQINGCAFCVDMHSAEALGGGETQRRLNTVVVWREVPFFTEPERVALAWAEAITLLSETHAPDDVYEELLKHFSEKQAVDLTLAIITINGWNRLAVGFRKLPG; encoded by the coding sequence ATGACTACTTCGCGGGCAGACTTTTATAAAGCCTCTCCAGAAGCGCTGAAGGCTATGATGGGTCTTGAGCGGTTCGTTAATGAATGCGGCCTGGATAAGGGATTGATTCATTTGATAAAACTTCGGGTTTCGCAAATCAATGGCTGCGCATTCTGTGTGGATATGCACTCCGCTGAAGCGCTAGGGGGGGGCGAAACGCAAAGGCGCCTGAATACAGTAGTAGTGTGGCGAGAAGTCCCATTTTTTACTGAGCCGGAGCGGGTCGCCCTGGCTTGGGCCGAGGCGATCACATTATTATCTGAAACGCATGCCCCTGATGATGTTTATGAGGAGTTGCTTAAGCATTTCAGTGAAAAGCAGGCAGTCGATTTGACTTTGGCAATTATCACGATTAATGGCTGGAACCGTCTTGCAGTGGGTTTTCGCAAGCTGCCAGGATAA